The following are from one region of the Isoalcanivorax indicus genome:
- a CDS encoding MucB/RseB C-terminal domain-containing protein: MLRRAALRLALLPILLSTWAFADTSQSDSEPRTLLAAMAEANRSLDYQGRFLYMHGNELSTMKVRHAVIDGHEYERLTHLDGQLAELIRRDDQVICIHPDRSITRLPAQSGLAPMPFQDRLDRALPEQYNVLLDGEGRVAGRQTWHLRIAPLDSHRHGYRLWIDQDSKLLLKSEMVDASGMVLERMEFVALDTAATLTADDFATPEAAMETAIEGVEPGAYPQGRLEIDIEWLPEGFAALDRDLRRATPEQVPVSALAYGDGLASFTLFVEPVTAESTVEEGMSRMGPTVAVSRRLEQGDSAWLVTLVGEIPQATAERVLAAASVRLDAAQ, translated from the coding sequence ATGCTGCGTCGTGCTGCCCTGCGGCTTGCTCTGTTGCCGATTCTGTTGTCGACCTGGGCCTTCGCGGACACGTCGCAGTCTGACTCCGAACCCCGCACGCTGTTGGCGGCCATGGCCGAGGCGAATCGCAGCCTCGATTACCAGGGCCGCTTTCTCTATATGCACGGCAATGAGCTGTCCACCATGAAGGTGCGGCATGCCGTGATTGACGGGCATGAGTACGAGCGCCTGACGCATCTGGATGGTCAACTCGCCGAGTTGATCCGCCGGGATGACCAGGTGATCTGCATCCACCCCGACCGCAGTATTACCCGCCTGCCAGCGCAGTCCGGCCTGGCGCCGATGCCGTTCCAGGATCGTCTCGACCGGGCCCTGCCGGAGCAGTACAACGTGCTGCTCGACGGAGAAGGCCGTGTCGCCGGGCGTCAGACCTGGCACCTGCGCATTGCGCCGCTGGACAGCCACCGGCATGGCTATCGTTTGTGGATCGATCAGGACAGCAAGCTGCTGCTGAAATCCGAGATGGTGGATGCCAGTGGCATGGTGCTGGAGCGCATGGAATTCGTGGCGCTGGACACCGCGGCAACGCTGACCGCCGACGATTTCGCCACCCCGGAGGCGGCCATGGAAACCGCCATCGAAGGGGTGGAGCCGGGAGCCTACCCGCAGGGGCGTCTGGAGATTGATATCGAGTGGCTGCCGGAAGGCTTTGCCGCGCTGGACCGTGACCTGCGCCGGGCTACGCCCGAGCAGGTGCCGGTGTCCGCGCTGGCCTATGGCGATGGCCTCGCCTCGTTCACCTTGTTTGTCGAGCCGGTCACTGCCGAGTCGACGGTCGAGGAGGGCATGTCACGCATGGGGCCTACCGTGGCGGTCAGCCGTCGCCTGGAGCAGGGTGACAGTGCCTGGCTGGTGACGCTGGTGGGAGAGATCCCGCAGGCCACCGCCGAGCGCGTGCTGGCGGCTGCCAGTGTGCGACTGGATGCCGCGCAATGA
- a CDS encoding DegQ family serine endoprotease — protein MKTQVPARWIFVFLVGLLISCRPHAGTLPDFTALVEDNQDAVVNISTLQRVEGRRGQGQRVPEFFRHFFEGMEDHFDTPPRDAESQGSGFIISRDGYILTNYHVVRNADRILVRLQDRRELEAELVGQDEQSDLALLRIEAGDLPVVRIGSSRDLRVGAWVLAIGAPFGFESTVTAGIVSAVGRSLPNENYVPFIQTDVAINPGNSGGPLFNLDGEVVGINSQIVSRSGGFMGLSFAIPIDMAMDVVKQLRETGRVARGWLGVLIQDVDRDLAESFGLDKPAGALVAQVMSDSPAAKGGIQAGDVVLEFNGERIHRSSQLPHVVGRVVPGTEAEAVVMRDGKRVTLKVPVGELPEDGGRRSRDAQVETPEVQADPLGLTVEPMTAQERENMGLDHGVKITDVRPGPASRAGIRRGDILRTLNNMTVDDPEALEEILTTLPQNAWVPALIQRGENPRFLALRVEADGDAESEE, from the coding sequence ATGAAGACACAAGTGCCTGCACGCTGGATTTTCGTGTTTCTGGTCGGGCTGTTGATCAGCTGTCGGCCGCATGCCGGGACCTTGCCGGATTTCACCGCGCTGGTGGAAGATAATCAGGATGCGGTGGTCAACATCAGCACCCTGCAGCGTGTCGAAGGGCGCCGTGGCCAGGGGCAGCGTGTTCCGGAGTTCTTCCGGCACTTTTTTGAAGGCATGGAAGACCATTTCGATACCCCGCCCCGGGATGCCGAATCCCAGGGCTCGGGCTTCATCATCTCCCGCGATGGCTACATCCTGACCAACTACCATGTGGTGCGTAACGCTGACCGGATACTGGTGCGCCTGCAGGATCGCCGTGAACTGGAAGCCGAACTGGTGGGGCAGGACGAGCAGAGCGACCTGGCGCTGCTGCGTATCGAGGCCGGGGACCTGCCGGTGGTGCGCATCGGTTCGTCCCGCGATCTGAGGGTCGGCGCCTGGGTGCTGGCCATCGGCGCACCGTTCGGGTTCGAAAGCACCGTGACCGCCGGGATCGTCAGCGCCGTGGGTCGCAGCCTGCCGAATGAGAACTATGTGCCCTTCATCCAGACGGATGTGGCCATCAATCCGGGCAACTCCGGTGGCCCGCTGTTCAATCTGGATGGCGAAGTGGTGGGCATCAACTCCCAGATCGTCTCGCGTTCGGGCGGGTTCATGGGGCTGTCTTTTGCGATTCCCATCGACATGGCCATGGACGTGGTCAAGCAGCTGCGCGAGACCGGCCGGGTGGCCCGGGGCTGGCTTGGCGTGCTGATCCAGGACGTGGACCGTGATCTGGCCGAGTCGTTCGGGCTGGACAAGCCTGCCGGGGCGCTGGTGGCTCAGGTGATGTCCGACTCGCCCGCAGCGAAAGGCGGTATCCAGGCCGGTGATGTGGTGCTGGAGTTCAACGGCGAGCGTATTCACCGCTCCTCGCAGTTGCCGCATGTGGTGGGGCGTGTGGTGCCCGGCACCGAGGCAGAGGCCGTGGTGATGCGTGATGGCAAGCGGGTGACATTGAAGGTGCCGGTGGGTGAATTGCCGGAAGACGGCGGTCGCCGCAGCCGCGACGCGCAAGTCGAAACACCCGAAGTACAAGCCGACCCACTGGGTCTGACTGTGGAGCCCATGACCGCGCAAGAGCGCGAGAACATGGGTCTGGACCACGGCGTGAAGATTACGGATGTACGGCCTGGCCCGGCGTCCCGCGCGGGTATCCGCCGGGGTGACATCCTGCGCACCCTGAACAACATGACGGTGGATGACCCTGAGGCACTGGAAGAGATTCTGACGACCCTGCCGCAGAACGCCTGGGTGCCCGCGCTGATCCAGCGGGGCGAGAACCCGCGCTTCCTGGCGTTGCGGGTGGAAGCCGACGGCGACGCCGAGAGCGAGGAATAA
- the rpoE gene encoding RNA polymerase sigma factor RpoE has protein sequence MTDEELVKRAKKGDSRAFDLLVRKYQHRIFALISRYVRDHDEVQDVAQEAFIKAWRALPRFRGDSAFYTWLYRIAVNTAKNHLVAAGRRPPGSDVDAADAEQFIGADGLHEVGTPESLALSHELETAIHEAINGLPQELKTAVTLREFDGLSYEDIAAVMDCPVGTVRSRIFRAREAIDQVVRPLMQR, from the coding sequence GTGACTGACGAGGAACTGGTCAAACGCGCCAAGAAGGGTGATTCACGGGCATTTGATCTGCTGGTGCGCAAGTATCAGCACAGGATCTTTGCGCTGATCAGCCGCTATGTGCGTGACCATGATGAAGTGCAGGATGTCGCCCAGGAGGCCTTTATCAAGGCGTGGCGGGCCTTGCCCCGTTTCCGTGGCGACAGCGCCTTTTATACGTGGCTGTACCGCATTGCGGTCAATACAGCCAAGAATCACCTGGTGGCCGCCGGTCGGCGCCCCCCCGGATCAGATGTGGATGCCGCCGACGCCGAGCAGTTCATCGGTGCCGACGGATTGCACGAAGTTGGAACCCCGGAGTCACTGGCGTTGTCCCATGAACTTGAGACCGCCATCCATGAGGCCATCAACGGATTGCCCCAGGAGCTCAAAACTGCGGTAACGTTACGGGAGTTCGACGGTCTCAGCTATGAGGACATCGCGGCGGTAATGGATTGCCCGGTGGGCACGGTAAGATCACGTATCTTCCGCGCCCGTGAGGCGATAGATCAGGTGGTGCGTCCGCTCATGCAGCGGTAA
- a CDS encoding succinate dehydrogenase assembly factor 2, whose translation MPRLTAEERKRRLVWQCRRGLLETDVVLNAYLDEHFLHDTSAHQQTFERLLACQDADLFEWFTRRSRPDDGELDAFVRHMLTLVGAKD comes from the coding sequence ATGCCGAGACTTACCGCCGAGGAAAGGAAGCGCCGCCTGGTGTGGCAGTGCCGTCGAGGCCTGCTGGAAACCGACGTGGTGCTGAACGCTTATCTGGACGAGCACTTTCTGCACGATACGTCTGCTCATCAGCAGACCTTCGAACGTTTGCTGGCGTGTCAGGATGCGGACCTGTTCGAATGGTTTACCCGCCGGAGTCGCCCTGATGACGGAGAACTGGATGCCTTCGTCCGCCACATGCTCACCCTCGTGGGGGCAAAAGACTGA
- the nadB gene encoding L-aspartate oxidase, whose amino-acid sequence MATFHHDVLIIGSGAAGLTVALHQPADSCIALLSKGELTSASTYYAQGGVAAVMDQKDSLESHIKDTHVAGAGLCHDDAVRMTVEHGPAAINWLIDQGVGFTRFEEDGQQRYHLTREGGHSHRRVIHVADATGLAISGALIDQVRQRDNVTLYEHRVAVDLLHDTGPDGRRRCIGAYVHDSLRGQTDVFLAKCVVLATGGASKVYLYTSNPDVATGDGVAMAWRAGCRVANMEFMQFHPTCLYHPKAKSFLVTEAIRGEGGRLLLPDGERFMHRFHERAELAPRDVVARAIDFEMKRLGADCLYLDISHRPADFIINHFPTVYAKCLQLGIDITREPMPVVPAAHYTCGGVMTDLNGQTDLDGLYAIGETAFTGLHGANRMASNSLLECFVFGQAASQHIASRLADLPAPEAAPEWDASQVTDSDEDVIISHNWDELRRFMWDYVGIVRTVKRLERASHRIELLKREIAEYYSNYSISNDLLELRNLVVIGELIIRSALQRRESRGLHYMLDYPDTRAEVADTVLVPENPARP is encoded by the coding sequence ATGGCCACCTTTCATCACGATGTTCTGATTATCGGCAGCGGGGCTGCCGGTCTGACCGTGGCGCTGCACCAGCCCGCCGACAGCTGCATCGCGCTGCTGTCCAAGGGCGAGTTGACAAGCGCCAGCACCTATTACGCCCAGGGTGGCGTGGCGGCCGTCATGGACCAGAAGGACTCGCTGGAGTCCCATATCAAGGATACCCATGTCGCCGGTGCCGGGCTGTGCCACGATGATGCCGTGCGCATGACCGTGGAACATGGCCCGGCGGCCATCAACTGGCTGATCGACCAGGGGGTGGGGTTCACCCGCTTCGAGGAAGACGGCCAGCAGCGTTATCACCTGACCCGCGAAGGGGGCCACAGCCATCGCCGCGTCATCCATGTGGCCGATGCCACCGGCCTGGCCATCTCCGGCGCCCTGATCGACCAGGTCAGGCAGCGCGACAACGTGACCCTGTACGAGCACCGCGTGGCCGTGGACCTGCTCCACGACACCGGCCCGGACGGTCGCCGCCGCTGCATTGGCGCCTATGTCCACGACAGTCTGCGCGGCCAGACTGATGTCTTCCTGGCCAAGTGCGTGGTGCTGGCCACCGGCGGCGCCTCCAAGGTCTACCTCTACACGTCCAACCCGGACGTGGCCACCGGTGACGGCGTCGCCATGGCCTGGCGCGCGGGCTGCCGGGTGGCCAACATGGAGTTCATGCAGTTCCATCCCACCTGCCTGTACCACCCCAAGGCCAAGTCCTTTCTGGTCACCGAAGCCATTCGCGGCGAGGGCGGGCGCCTGTTGCTGCCCGACGGCGAGCGCTTCATGCACCGCTTCCATGAGCGTGCCGAACTGGCACCCCGGGACGTGGTGGCCCGTGCCATCGACTTTGAAATGAAACGCCTGGGGGCAGACTGCCTGTACCTGGACATCAGTCATCGCCCGGCGGATTTCATCATCAACCACTTTCCCACGGTCTATGCCAAGTGCCTGCAACTGGGCATCGATATCACCCGGGAACCCATGCCGGTGGTGCCCGCTGCCCATTACACCTGCGGCGGTGTGATGACCGACCTGAACGGCCAGACCGATCTGGATGGCCTCTATGCCATCGGTGAGACCGCCTTTACTGGCCTGCATGGTGCCAACCGCATGGCCAGCAACTCACTGCTGGAATGCTTCGTCTTCGGTCAGGCGGCGAGCCAGCATATCGCCAGCCGTCTGGCGGACCTGCCCGCCCCCGAGGCGGCACCGGAGTGGGATGCCTCCCAGGTCACCGATTCCGATGAGGACGTCATCATCAGTCACAACTGGGACGAGCTGCGCCGTTTCATGTGGGACTACGTGGGCATCGTGCGCACGGTCAAGCGCCTGGAACGCGCCTCACACCGGATCGAGCTGCTGAAGCGGGAGATTGCCGAGTACTACTCCAACTACAGCATTTCCAATGACCTGCTGGAGCTGCGCAACCTGGTGGTGATCGGCGAGTTGATCATCCGTTCGGCATTGCAGCGGCGCGAATCCCGCGGGCTGCACTACATGCTGGATTATCCGGATACCCGTGCCGAGGTGGCCGACACCGTACTGGTGCCGGAGAATCCGGCACGCCCCTGA
- a CDS encoding sigma-E factor negative regulatory protein — MSTERERELLSSLLDGETSELETRRILRDLDDTGAALWQRWQLAGDVARKQPVAAVPADFNARLSAALNAEGRSRNHWLGSIARTAVAASVAAATVTVGWQFWGAQHAGEAPGMVASAPVVESRSRPFGDAFLVGQGLTATPRSDGLRADAGSQINPLMIRHSEMAARHGGQGMVPYARLVSADARQQDK, encoded by the coding sequence ATGAGCACAGAACGCGAGCGGGAACTGCTGTCCAGTCTGCTGGACGGTGAAACCAGCGAACTGGAGACGCGGCGCATACTGCGTGATCTGGACGACACAGGTGCAGCCCTGTGGCAGCGCTGGCAGCTGGCCGGCGATGTCGCGCGCAAGCAGCCGGTGGCGGCCGTGCCGGCGGACTTCAATGCGCGTCTCAGCGCGGCATTGAACGCCGAAGGGCGCAGCCGCAATCACTGGTTGGGAAGTATCGCCCGGACCGCCGTGGCGGCCTCCGTGGCAGCGGCGACGGTGACCGTGGGCTGGCAGTTCTGGGGCGCGCAGCACGCTGGCGAGGCGCCGGGTATGGTGGCGTCTGCACCGGTGGTGGAATCCCGCAGCCGGCCGTTTGGTGATGCCTTCCTGGTCGGCCAGGGGCTGACGGCGACGCCGCGCAGCGACGGCCTGCGGGCTGACGCCGGGAGCCAGATCAATCCGCTGATGATCCGGCACAGTGAAATGGCAGCGCGCCACGGCGGCCAGGGCATGGTGCCCTACGCCCGGCTGGTCAGCGCGGATGCCCGGCAACAGGACAAGTAA
- a CDS encoding SoxR reducing system RseC family protein, which produces MIEESGRVVAVEPGAVWVETLRFSACRDCSARKGCGHGLMDSERAGARARVRALNPTLTLAVDDAVVVGIPEGALLRGAVMLYLVPLLLMFVAALVGAALPSGLPGGDLAAPFGVAGLAIGFLVNRWYSQQHARDPALHPQVVRRAGAPAAAAQPVSLCHH; this is translated from the coding sequence ATGATTGAGGAATCCGGACGCGTAGTGGCCGTAGAGCCCGGCGCCGTCTGGGTGGAAACGCTGCGTTTCAGCGCCTGCCGTGATTGCAGCGCCCGCAAGGGCTGTGGCCATGGCCTGATGGACAGCGAACGTGCCGGTGCCCGGGCTCGGGTGCGGGCGCTGAACCCGACCCTGACGCTGGCGGTGGACGATGCCGTGGTCGTGGGTATCCCCGAAGGGGCGCTGTTGCGTGGCGCCGTGATGCTTTATCTGGTGCCGCTGCTGCTGATGTTTGTGGCGGCACTGGTCGGTGCGGCGCTGCCGTCCGGCCTGCCCGGCGGCGATCTGGCTGCACCGTTCGGCGTTGCCGGTCTGGCGATCGGTTTTCTGGTCAATCGCTGGTACAGTCAACAGCACGCCCGCGACCCCGCCCTGCATCCACAGGTCGTCCGCCGGGCCGGTGCGCCGGCCGCTGCCGCGCAGCCTGTTTCGCTCTGCCATCACTGA